The Lutibacter profundi genome includes a region encoding these proteins:
- the map gene encoding type I methionyl aminopeptidase, which translates to MILTKTREEIELMRESALIVSKTLGMLAKEVKPGVSTLYLDKLAEEFIRDHQAIPGFLGLYDFPNTLCMSPNAQVVHGIPNNKPMEEGDIISIDCGALKNGFYGDHAYTFEVGEVAAETKKLLQITKESLYVGIREFKIGNRVGDVGFAIQNYCEKQGYGIVRELVGHGLGHEMHEDPEMPNYGRRGKGKKFIEGMVVAIEPMVNLGTHKITQLKDGWTILTKDGKPSAHFEHDVALVNGKPELLSTFKYIYEALGIENNEEEGLRQQDLVL; encoded by the coding sequence ATGATACTCACTAAAACTCGTGAAGAAATTGAATTAATGCGCGAAAGCGCACTCATCGTTTCAAAAACTTTAGGAATGCTTGCCAAAGAAGTAAAACCTGGAGTTTCTACTTTGTATTTAGATAAATTAGCTGAAGAATTTATAAGAGACCACCAGGCAATACCTGGTTTTTTAGGGCTTTATGATTTCCCTAATACCTTATGTATGAGCCCAAACGCTCAGGTAGTTCATGGCATTCCAAATAATAAGCCAATGGAAGAAGGCGATATTATTTCAATTGATTGTGGTGCCTTAAAAAATGGTTTTTATGGTGATCACGCTTATACTTTTGAAGTTGGAGAAGTTGCTGCAGAAACCAAAAAATTATTACAAATCACAAAGGAAAGTTTGTACGTAGGTATCCGTGAATTTAAAATAGGCAATAGAGTTGGAGATGTTGGTTTTGCGATTCAAAATTACTGTGAAAAACAGGGTTATGGAATTGTAAGAGAATTGGTAGGCCATGGATTAGGCCATGAAATGCACGAAGATCCGGAGATGCCTAATTATGGTAGAAGAGGAAAAGGTAAGAAATTTATTGAAGGAATGGTAGTTGCCATTGAGCCAATGGTAAATTTAGGAACTCATAAGATAACTCAACTTAAAGATGGTTGGACTATTTTAACTAAAGATGGTAAGCCTAGTGCTCATTTTGAACACGATGTTGCTCTTGTAAATGGTAAACCTGAATTACTCTCAACATTTAAATATATTTATGAAGCTCTGGGAATTGAAAATAATGAAGAAGAAGGTTTAAGACAACAAGATTTAGTTTTATAA
- a CDS encoding response regulator transcription factor, with product MKLTNRETDILEHLSNGLIYNEIAENLFISPSIVRKHLENRYKKLQGHNRIEAVYKAKKYRIAPFLNETLAFIRLYFINN from the coding sequence ATAAAACTTACCAATAGAGAAACCGATATTTTAGAACATTTAAGCAATGGTTTAATTTATAATGAAATTGCTGAAAATTTATTTATTTCTCCTTCCATCGTGAGAAAACACCTTGAAAATAGGTACAAGAAATTACAAGGCCATAATAGAATAGAAGCTGTATATAAAGCTAAAAAATATAGAATAGCTCCATTTTTAAATGAAACATTAGCCTTTATAAGGCTGTATTTTATTAATAATTAA
- the gpmI gene encoding 2,3-bisphosphoglycerate-independent phosphoglycerate mutase — protein sequence MNKKVILMILDGWGITQIPEVSAIFNAKTSFIDSLYNKYPNASLRTDGEFVGLPKGQMGNSEVGHMNLGAGRIVYQNLVKINLAVKNKTLGKEKVLLDALSYAKKNNKNVHLLGLVSDGGIHSHINHLKALLEVANENNVKNVYLHAFTDGRDCDPKSGKYFINDIQQHMQKTTGELASITGRYYAMDRDNRWERIKIAYDALVNAKGKKSTNAVESIEESYKNNITDEFIMPIIMADENGAPKAQIKADDVVIYFNYRTDRGRELTEALTQNNFPEFDMKMMPLYYVTMTNYDESFKNIKVIYNTDNLVDTLGEVLAKAHKKQIRIAETEKYPHVTFFFSGGRETKFEGEKRILIPSPKVATYDLKPEMSAYEIKDAIIPELDKKEVDFVCLNFANGDMVGHTGVMEAAIKACEAVDKCVEDVVTSALKNNYTTIIIADHGNCETMINPDGTPNTAHTTNPVPIVLVDKELKHINDGILADIAPTILKLMGIDQPKLMTQHSLI from the coding sequence ATGAACAAGAAAGTGATTTTGATGATTTTAGATGGTTGGGGAATAACCCAAATCCCTGAAGTTTCAGCAATTTTTAATGCAAAAACTAGTTTTATTGACAGCCTGTACAATAAATACCCAAATGCTAGCTTAAGAACCGATGGAGAATTTGTGGGCTTACCTAAAGGACAAATGGGAAACAGCGAAGTGGGACATATGAATTTAGGTGCGGGTAGAATTGTTTATCAAAACCTAGTTAAAATTAATTTAGCAGTTAAAAATAAAACATTAGGAAAAGAAAAAGTGTTGTTAGACGCGCTCTCTTATGCTAAAAAAAATAATAAAAATGTTCATTTGTTAGGATTGGTATCTGATGGAGGAATTCACTCTCATATAAATCATTTAAAAGCGCTATTAGAGGTTGCAAATGAAAATAATGTGAAAAATGTGTATTTGCATGCTTTTACAGATGGAAGAGATTGCGATCCAAAATCTGGAAAATATTTCATCAATGATATTCAACAACACATGCAAAAAACAACTGGAGAATTGGCTTCAATTACTGGTCGTTATTATGCTATGGATCGTGATAATAGATGGGAGCGTATTAAAATAGCGTATGATGCCTTGGTAAATGCTAAAGGTAAAAAATCTACAAATGCTGTAGAAAGTATTGAAGAAAGTTATAAAAATAACATAACAGATGAGTTTATTATGCCAATAATTATGGCAGATGAAAATGGCGCTCCAAAAGCACAAATTAAAGCAGATGATGTTGTCATTTATTTTAATTACAGAACAGATAGAGGAAGAGAACTTACTGAAGCTCTAACCCAAAATAATTTTCCTGAATTTGATATGAAAATGATGCCTTTGTATTACGTTACAATGACAAACTACGATGAATCATTCAAAAATATTAAAGTTATTTACAATACTGATAATTTAGTTGACACCCTTGGTGAAGTTTTAGCAAAAGCACATAAAAAACAAATTAGAATAGCTGAAACAGAAAAATATCCACACGTAACTTTTTTCTTTTCTGGAGGAAGAGAAACTAAATTTGAAGGTGAAAAACGAATATTAATTCCATCACCTAAAGTAGCTACTTACGATTTAAAGCCAGAGATGAGTGCCTATGAAATTAAGGATGCAATTATTCCTGAATTGGATAAAAAAGAAGTTGATTTTGTATGTCTAAATTTTGCTAACGGCGATATGGTTGGTCATACAGGGGTTATGGAAGCCGCAATTAAAGCTTGTGAAGCTGTTGATAAATGTGTTGAAGATGTTGTAACAAGTGCTTTAAAAAATAACTACACAACAATTATTATTGCAGATCACGGTAATTGTGAAACTATGATAAACCCTGATGGAACTCCAAATACAGCTCATACAACAAACCCTGTGCCCATTGTTTTGGTTGATAAAGAGCTCAAACATATTAATGATGGAATTTTAGCCGATATTGCACCTACCATTTTAAAATTAATGGGAATTGATCAACCAAAATTAATGACACAACACTCTTTGATATAA
- a CDS encoding class I SAM-dependent methyltransferase — MKRFFKFILNTIPRPMLIKISYWARPLISFYLKGTTYTDPIDNKSFRKFLPYGYGVQRLNALSPSTFSLERHRLLWLYLKNETAFFTSAKKVLHIAPEQCFLKQFKAQGNLNYITADLNSPIADVKADICNLPFKENTFDVILCNHVLEHIENDKKAMSELFRVLKPGGMGIFQVPQDLNREKTYEDLTITSPKERAKHFGQYDHVRVYGRDYFDKLRAVGFIVREIDYSNTLPNNLIKKYCLVKGEILPVCIK; from the coding sequence TTGAAAAGGTTTTTTAAATTTATATTAAATACTATTCCTCGTCCAATGCTAATTAAAATTAGTTATTGGGCTCGTCCTCTAATTTCCTTTTATTTAAAAGGAACAACCTATACGGACCCTATAGACAATAAAAGTTTTAGAAAATTTTTACCCTATGGTTATGGAGTACAAAGGTTAAATGCTTTGTCACCAAGTACTTTTTCTTTAGAACGTCATAGACTACTATGGCTATATTTAAAAAATGAAACAGCTTTTTTTACTTCAGCAAAAAAAGTACTTCATATAGCGCCTGAACAATGCTTTTTAAAACAATTTAAAGCACAAGGTAATTTAAATTATATTACAGCCGATTTAAATTCTCCAATTGCAGATGTTAAAGCTGACATTTGCAATTTACCCTTTAAAGAAAACACTTTTGATGTTATTCTTTGCAATCATGTTTTAGAACACATTGAAAATGACAAAAAAGCAATGAGTGAGTTATTTAGAGTTTTAAAACCTGGAGGCATGGGGATTTTTCAAGTTCCTCAAGATTTAAATAGAGAGAAAACATATGAAGATTTAACAATTACTTCACCTAAAGAACGTGCCAAACACTTTGGACAATATGACCATGTACGTGTTTATGGAAGAGATTATTTTGATAAATTAAGAGCCGTTGGATTTATTGTACGTGAAATTGATTACTCCAATACTCTCCCAAATAATTTAATTAAAAAATATTGCTTGGTAAAAGGTGAAATTTTACCAGTTTGTATTAAATAA
- a CDS encoding thioredoxin family protein — protein MKKILLGVILVTSIGCLAQKKETSVTKDEEGNLIGNVNKANFLQEPYTDWFSPNYNNYKTNKETINKLKPLLKGISIKAFMGTWCSDSQEQTPAFYKILDEVGFNYKNLELVAVNRDRETPNNLQKGYDVERVPTLIFYKDGKEIGRFVEFPRETVESDILKIVSGKPYKHSYED, from the coding sequence ATGAAAAAAATACTCTTAGGTGTTATTTTAGTAACTAGTATTGGTTGTCTAGCACAAAAAAAAGAAACATCGGTAACAAAAGATGAGGAAGGAAACTTAATTGGAAATGTAAATAAAGCAAATTTTCTGCAAGAACCTTATACCGATTGGTTTAGTCCAAATTATAACAACTATAAAACAAACAAAGAAACTATAAACAAGTTAAAACCTTTGTTAAAAGGTATTAGCATAAAAGCTTTTATGGGAACTTGGTGTAGTGATAGTCAAGAACAAACGCCTGCCTTTTATAAAATTTTAGATGAAGTTGGGTTTAACTACAAAAATTTAGAATTGGTTGCTGTAAATAGAGATAGAGAAACACCTAATAATTTACAAAAAGGTTATGATGTTGAAAGAGTTCCTACTTTAATTTTTTATAAAGATGGAAAAGAAATAGGTAGGTTTGTAGAATTTCCTAGAGAAACAGTAGAGAGTGATATTTTAAAAATTGTAAGCGGAAAACCTTACAAACATTCATACGAAGATTAA
- a CDS encoding amidohydrolase: protein MKNLTILLFLISAALNAQNKKINKLITNIEPKVIEWRRDFHQHPELSNREFKTAEKIAKYLKSLGLEVQTNVAHTGVVGILRGGKPGAVVALRADIDALPVTERTPVAFASKVTSTYNGIETGVMHACGHDSHIAILMGTAEVLTKIKDEIRGTVKFIFQPAEEGAPKGERGGAELMVEEGVLKNPDVDAIFGLHISAITNVGIITYKPAGIMAAAQSFTIKVKGKQAHGSRPWEGIDPIVISAQIINGLQTIISRGTELTKEAAVITVGLIRGGVRSNIIPEEVEMIGTIRTLDYDMQKKLNKEITRRVPAIAEAFGATATIEIDKGYPITYNDVNLVNEMLPSLQKAAGKNNVKLINAVTGAEDFSFYQKEIPGFYFFLGGKPLDVSIENTASHHTPDFFIDESGFKLGVEAFVNLTLDYLNQNPK from the coding sequence ATGAAAAATTTAACGATACTATTATTTTTAATTTCTGCTGCGCTTAATGCACAAAACAAAAAAATTAATAAACTAATTACTAACATTGAGCCTAAAGTAATTGAATGGAGAAGAGATTTTCATCAACACCCTGAATTGTCGAATAGAGAATTCAAAACGGCTGAAAAAATAGCAAAATATTTGAAAAGCTTGGGGTTAGAGGTGCAAACAAATGTTGCTCATACAGGAGTTGTTGGCATATTAAGAGGAGGAAAACCAGGTGCTGTTGTTGCATTAAGAGCTGACATAGATGCTTTACCTGTAACAGAGAGAACGCCAGTTGCGTTTGCTTCTAAAGTAACAAGTACTTATAATGGAATTGAAACAGGAGTAATGCATGCTTGTGGGCATGATTCACATATTGCCATTTTAATGGGAACAGCTGAAGTACTCACCAAAATTAAAGATGAAATAAGAGGAACAGTAAAGTTTATTTTTCAACCTGCAGAAGAAGGAGCTCCCAAAGGAGAAAGAGGAGGTGCTGAGCTTATGGTTGAAGAAGGAGTACTTAAAAATCCGGATGTTGATGCCATTTTCGGCTTGCATATAAGTGCTATTACCAATGTAGGTATAATAACATATAAACCAGCAGGAATTATGGCTGCAGCCCAAAGTTTTACAATAAAAGTTAAAGGGAAACAAGCGCATGGATCTAGACCTTGGGAAGGGATAGACCCTATTGTTATTTCAGCTCAAATAATAAATGGTTTACAAACAATTATTAGTAGAGGTACTGAGTTAACTAAAGAAGCAGCTGTTATTACCGTGGGTTTAATTCGTGGAGGTGTACGAAGTAATATTATCCCTGAAGAGGTTGAAATGATTGGAACAATTAGAACGTTAGATTACGATATGCAAAAGAAGTTAAATAAAGAGATTACTAGGCGAGTACCTGCAATTGCTGAAGCATTTGGAGCTACAGCTACTATTGAGATTGATAAGGGATACCCTATTACATATAATGATGTGAATTTAGTAAACGAAATGTTACCTTCATTGCAAAAAGCAGCTGGAAAAAACAATGTTAAATTAATTAATGCAGTTACTGGAGCTGAAGATTTTTCATTTTACCAAAAAGAGATTCCAGGGTTTTATTTTTTCTTAGGAGGAAAACCACTTGATGTATCAATTGAAAATACGGCATCACACCATACTCCAGATTTTTTTATAGATGAAAGTGGCTTCAAGTTAGGAGTAGAAGCTTTTGTAAATTTAACCTTAGATTATTTAAACCAAAACCCTAAATAA
- a CDS encoding acetyl-CoA hydrolase/transferase family protein, which produces MYKAVTAEEAVKVIKSNDRVYIQAAASVPQELINAMTERHEELRDVEVCHLHLEGETPYANPKYKDSFHINSFFIGSNVRHTIKEGNGSYTPVFLSEVPLLFKRNILPLDVALIQVSKPDRHGYCSLGVSVEAILAAISSAKHVIALINEQMPRVHGEGIIHISELDTFVEVDRPIPEFILPTPNKVENKIGDHIAELIEDRSTLQMGIGSIPNAVLSRLKNHKDLGLHTEMFSDGVIDLILNDVINGNYKGINAGRALTTFLMGSKRLYDYVDDNPYIEMRSCDYVNDVANIRKNPKMVAINSAIQVDLSGQVCADSIGTRLYSGVGGQMDFIRGASLSEGGKAIIAMPSTTKNGISRIVPFLNPGAGVVTTRAHVQYIVTEYGVANLYGKTIKQRLTALIKIAHPDHREHIEREYFEAPK; this is translated from the coding sequence ATGTATAAAGCAGTAACGGCTGAAGAGGCTGTAAAAGTTATAAAATCGAACGATAGGGTTTATATTCAAGCGGCAGCTTCTGTTCCTCAAGAATTGATAAATGCTATGACTGAAAGACATGAAGAGCTAAGAGATGTTGAAGTTTGCCACTTACATTTAGAAGGTGAAACACCTTATGCAAATCCAAAATATAAAGATAGTTTTCACATAAATTCATTTTTTATAGGTAGCAATGTACGTCATACAATAAAAGAAGGCAATGGATCCTATACACCTGTGTTTTTGAGTGAAGTACCGCTGCTGTTTAAAAGAAATATTTTACCATTAGATGTGGCTTTAATTCAAGTTTCTAAGCCCGATAGGCATGGGTATTGCTCTTTAGGTGTTTCGGTTGAAGCTATTTTAGCGGCTATTTCAAGTGCCAAACATGTTATTGCTTTAATTAATGAACAAATGCCACGTGTACATGGAGAAGGAATTATTCATATTTCTGAATTAGATACCTTTGTTGAGGTAGATAGACCAATTCCTGAATTTATTTTGCCTACACCAAATAAAGTTGAAAATAAAATAGGTGACCATATTGCTGAACTTATTGAAGATAGAAGTACACTTCAAATGGGAATAGGATCTATACCAAATGCAGTGTTATCTAGATTAAAGAATCATAAAGATTTAGGTTTACATACTGAAATGTTTTCAGATGGAGTTATTGATTTAATTTTGAATGATGTAATTAATGGGAATTATAAAGGAATTAATGCCGGAAGAGCATTAACCACATTTTTAATGGGCTCAAAACGATTGTACGATTATGTTGATGATAATCCATATATAGAAATGCGTTCATGTGATTATGTTAATGATGTTGCCAATATTAGAAAAAACCCAAAAATGGTAGCTATAAATTCTGCAATTCAAGTTGATTTATCTGGTCAAGTTTGTGCAGATTCAATTGGTACTAGATTGTATTCAGGTGTTGGTGGACAGATGGATTTTATTAGAGGTGCTTCTTTAAGTGAAGGAGGGAAAGCAATTATTGCAATGCCTTCCACCACAAAAAATGGGATTAGTAGAATTGTTCCTTTTTTAAACCCTGGAGCCGGTGTGGTAACCACAAGAGCACATGTACAGTATATTGTAACAGAGTATGGAGTTGCTAATTTATATGGAAAAACTATAAAACAACGCTTAACTGCACTGATTAAAATTGCACATCCAGATCACAGAGAACATATTGAAAGAGAATATTTTGAGGCTCCAAAATAA
- a CDS encoding aromatic amino acid hydroxylase, translating to MTETIKFNKITKRLPKHLHKFIVKQPYANYTAQNQAVWRYVMRVNIDFLSKVADKSYIEGLKKAGISEESIPKMEGMNRILKDIGWAAVSVDGFIPPNAFMEFQAYNVLVIASDIRTLEHIEYTPAPDIIHEAAGHAPIIANPEYAEYLRRFGEIGSKAISSAKDFEMYEAIRLLSILKEDPNSSEEKIKSAQNKVEALQNNMGELSEMAQIRNLHWWTVEYGLIGDVNNPKIYGAGLLSSINESRYCLTNKVKKIPYSIEAALQNFDITKPQPQLFVTPNFAYLSYILEEFANKMALRTGGLKGIQKLIQSKNLGTIELSTGIQISGVFTNVIVDENKPVYFQTVGATALASRDKELIGHGISYHTEGFGSPLGKLKGINLAIEDMFPKDLEVYGIYEGKKTTLLFEGNIKVEGEVITGKRDLQGKIILISFKNCTVTHNQTILFKPDWGVYDMAVGEKIISAYAGPASINSFKNKSKISTKKTHRIKYSEPELKLHKLYKQIAEMRKKEIINIEKSEQIFLTLKEDYPTEWLLALEVYELILNSKITLEKEVLNYLNNQLEYQNLIASGIQLLKK from the coding sequence ATGACTGAAACTATAAAATTTAATAAAATTACAAAAAGGTTACCAAAACACCTGCATAAGTTTATAGTTAAGCAACCATATGCAAACTATACGGCTCAAAACCAAGCTGTTTGGAGGTATGTGATGCGGGTAAATATTGATTTTTTAAGTAAAGTAGCAGATAAATCGTATATAGAGGGATTAAAAAAAGCAGGAATATCTGAAGAAAGTATTCCAAAAATGGAAGGCATGAACCGTATTTTGAAAGATATTGGCTGGGCAGCTGTTTCTGTTGATGGTTTTATACCTCCAAATGCTTTTATGGAATTTCAGGCATATAATGTGTTGGTAATTGCTTCAGATATAAGAACATTAGAACACATTGAATATACACCTGCACCCGATATTATTCATGAAGCTGCAGGACACGCACCAATTATTGCAAATCCTGAATATGCTGAGTATTTAAGAAGATTTGGAGAAATTGGTTCTAAAGCAATTTCTTCAGCTAAAGATTTTGAAATGTATGAAGCTATTCGTTTACTTTCTATTTTAAAAGAAGACCCAAATTCTTCAGAAGAAAAAATTAAAAGCGCTCAAAATAAAGTTGAAGCATTGCAAAATAATATGGGAGAACTTTCTGAAATGGCACAAATTAGAAATTTACATTGGTGGACCGTAGAATATGGGTTGATAGGTGATGTTAATAACCCAAAAATTTATGGAGCAGGGTTGCTTTCTTCAATTAATGAAAGTAGGTATTGTTTAACAAATAAAGTAAAGAAAATACCATATAGTATTGAAGCCGCTTTGCAAAACTTTGATATTACAAAACCCCAACCACAACTGTTTGTAACACCAAATTTCGCATACTTAAGTTATATTTTAGAAGAGTTTGCCAATAAAATGGCTTTACGAACAGGAGGGCTTAAAGGAATTCAAAAATTAATACAATCTAAAAATTTAGGCACAATAGAATTGAGTACAGGAATACAAATTTCGGGTGTTTTTACAAATGTTATTGTTGATGAAAACAAACCCGTTTATTTTCAAACTGTTGGAGCAACAGCATTGGCTAGCAGAGATAAGGAATTAATAGGTCATGGAATTTCATATCATACCGAAGGTTTTGGAAGCCCGTTAGGTAAATTAAAAGGTATTAATTTGGCTATTGAAGATATGTTTCCCAAAGATTTAGAAGTCTACGGAATTTATGAAGGTAAAAAAACAACGTTACTTTTTGAAGGGAATATTAAAGTTGAAGGTGAGGTAATTACCGGGAAAAGAGATTTACAAGGTAAAATTATATTGATTTCCTTTAAAAATTGTACAGTAACACATAACCAAACCATTTTATTTAAACCTGATTGGGGAGTTTATGATATGGCGGTAGGAGAGAAAATAATTTCGGCCTATGCTGGACCTGCATCAATAAATTCGTTCAAGAATAAAAGTAAAATTTCTACTAAAAAAACACATAGAATTAAGTATTCTGAACCTGAATTAAAACTTCATAAATTATACAAACAAATTGCAGAAATGCGTAAAAAAGAAATTATAAATATTGAAAAATCAGAACAAATATTCTTAACTTTAAAAGAAGATTATCCTACAGAATGGTTACTCGCATTAGAGGTTTATGAATTAATTTTAAATTCAAAAATAACTTTAGAGAAAGAGGTTTTAAATTACTTGAATAATCAGTTAGAATATCAAAACCTAATAGCTAGCGGAATTCAATTACTCAAAAAATAA
- a CDS encoding GSCFA domain-containing protein — MNFRTNIQLQKERNQIDYNSKLLLIGSCFSENIYHKLNYFKFNAFSNPFGILFNPIAIEALISNAINQKEYTKKDVFQLNERWNCFDAHSNLSSIDKVELLSNLNNAITLTNHQLKKATHIIITLGTSWVYRFIETDTIVGNCHKVPQKKFLKELLSVEEINASLENMCALIKDFNPTINILFTVSPVRHLKDGFVENSVSKAHLLAAIHQLGDKRKQLYYFPSYEIMLDDLRDYRFYTSDMVHPNETAINYIWNQFQKIWIDEKASSIMKEVNTIQKGLGHKPFNPTSKQHQQFLVHLKQQITSLKNNYNITF, encoded by the coding sequence ATGAATTTCAGAACTAACATACAACTTCAAAAAGAGCGTAATCAAATAGATTATAATTCTAAATTGTTGCTAATTGGTTCTTGTTTTTCAGAAAATATTTACCATAAATTAAACTACTTCAAGTTTAATGCTTTTAGCAATCCGTTTGGAATTTTATTCAATCCTATTGCTATTGAAGCGTTAATTTCAAATGCTATTAATCAAAAAGAATATACCAAAAAAGATGTTTTTCAACTAAATGAGCGCTGGAATTGTTTTGATGCACATTCTAATTTGAGTTCTATTGATAAAGTTGAATTGTTAAGTAATTTAAACAATGCAATTACTTTAACTAATCATCAATTAAAAAAAGCAACACATATTATTATTACATTGGGAACTTCATGGGTTTACAGGTTTATTGAAACTGACACAATTGTGGGGAATTGTCATAAAGTACCTCAAAAAAAGTTTTTAAAAGAGTTGCTTTCTGTGGAGGAAATCAATGCTTCTTTAGAAAATATGTGTGCACTTATAAAAGATTTTAACCCAACAATAAACATCCTTTTTACAGTAAGTCCGGTAAGGCATTTAAAAGATGGTTTTGTTGAAAATTCTGTTAGTAAAGCGCATTTATTAGCTGCAATTCATCAACTAGGAGATAAAAGGAAACAGCTATATTACTTTCCTTCTTATGAAATTATGCTAGATGATTTACGTGATTATCGTTTCTATACTAGCGATATGGTTCATCCTAACGAAACTGCTATTAATTATATTTGGAATCAATTTCAAAAAATTTGGATTGATGAAAAGGCATCTTCAATTATGAAAGAAGTGAATACCATTCAAAAAGGATTGGGACACAAACCTTTCAATCCTACTTCCAAACAACACCAACAATTTTTAGTTCATTTAAAGCAACAAATTACTTCTTTGAAAAATAATTACAATATTACATTTTAG
- a CDS encoding cupin domain-containing protein: MFKYISKIKQKEIIEGFKGRFFHTDSFTIAFWEIEKGAILPEHSHIHEQTTQVIEGTLEMTVHGKTQVLESGMIINIPSNVKHSGKALTTCKLTDTFCPVREDYKI; encoded by the coding sequence ATGTTTAAATATATTTCGAAAATTAAGCAAAAAGAAATAATAGAAGGCTTTAAAGGGCGTTTTTTTCATACTGATAGTTTTACCATTGCTTTTTGGGAAATTGAAAAAGGAGCCATTTTACCTGAACATTCTCACATTCACGAACAAACAACTCAAGTAATTGAAGGCACACTTGAAATGACTGTTCATGGCAAAACTCAAGTTTTAGAATCGGGCATGATTATTAACATTCCATCAAATGTAAAACACAGTGGTAAGGCATTAACAACTTGTAAATTAACTGACACCTTTTGCCCTGTTAGAGAAGATTATAAAATTTAA
- a CDS encoding rhodanese-like domain-containing protein has protein sequence MSFFGLFGGGNNNEIIEKYIKEGAIVIDVRTPEEFREGHVKGSKNIVLNSIPNTIKEIKDLNKKIIAVCRSGARSGQATAFLSKQGIDIINGGPWQHVEKFIK, from the coding sequence ATGAGTTTTTTTGGATTATTTGGAGGTGGTAATAATAATGAAATAATTGAAAAATATATTAAAGAAGGGGCTATTGTTATTGATGTTAGAACTCCAGAAGAGTTTAGAGAAGGACATGTAAAAGGCTCTAAAAATATAGTGTTAAATAGTATACCAAATACTATTAAAGAAATAAAAGATTTAAATAAAAAGATAATAGCTGTTTGTAGAAGTGGAGCAAGGAGCGGACAAGCAACAGCTTTTTTAAGTAAGCAGGGGATTGATATTATTAATGGAGGCCCATGGCAGCATGTTGAAAAGTTTATAAAATAG